The stretch of DNA TCGGTATGAAAAAAGGCCTTCATCTTAGCGATATGCTATACTAAAACGACTGTTTTGTAAAGCAAAGGAATGGCGAAAAGAGTGAAATCAACGCCGGGTCTAAACGTGCAGAGATGACAGAGATTCAGCTGGTCAGTTACCCGAAACCTTGGTTGCTATTCTGGGTGACCGATCTCTTTGCCAGCGGCTATTTCTACTTTGCCTTATACCGCAAATGGCGTGACTGCAACCGCGGGATAAGGCAGCCTATGGTTGATGGAAGGAAATGGGGCCGCGCAGTGAAGATATGGCTTGCCGAGGTCTTCCTCCAGCGACAGCTGTTCGGCCTTTCCTCGTTCCGCTGGCTGCTTCATCTTCTAATTTTTTTCGGCTTCATCGCCCTGGCATTCCTCTCTCTGTTCCTGTTTCTCCTGAAGCCTTTGGGATATCTCAACCTTGACGGCGGCCTCACGGGATATTTCCTTCGCGGGGGAGGGTATGTCTTTATCAAGATCTGGGGCGATAGCTTCGGGCTTGCACTCCTGCTCGGACTCGTTGCGGCGAGTGTGCGGCGGTTCTTATTTCGTCCTGCGCAGCAGATTAATAACCAGGCGGATCTCGTCCTTCTTTTTCTTCTTTTCTGGCTGACCCTTTCGGGGTTTGCTTTGGAGGGGCTCCGTCTCGCTTTAGCGCCTGCCGAGATAGCACGATACTCGTTTGTCGGCCGGCTCTTCATCCCTCCGGGTAACTATACTCTCGAGGCGCTGAAGCCATGGCTGACCGCGCTCTGGGTCCTGCATTGCTTCAGCGGACTCTCATTGCTTCTGTACCTGCCGCACAGCAAACTGTTGCACAGCATACTCTCTCCTCTCGTAATCGGAATGAATGCTTTGGAAGAGCAGGAAAGGAAGGACCTCTATTGGCCCGACGTAGCGAAACACAGGGCGACAAGATAGCAAGGGGCCTGACCCGCAGGCAACTCATCGAGCTGGAGGCTTGTGCGCGCTGCGGTGAGTGTCAGGTCTGGTGTCCCGTGTATGCGCAGGATAAGCGGGAATGCATCACGGCGAGGGGTAAACTCGATTCCCTGCGCAGACTCGTCAAAGATCGTCTGCCCGAGAAAGAGAGATCCGATTTCCTCAACGGACTCTATGAATGTTCCGCTTGCGGGCAGTGTCACGTGGTCTGTCCGGTGCGCATCAATACTCCGGAACTCTGGGAGCAGACGCGCTGGTCTCTCGTGAACGCGGGGATCCCGCAGCCGGAAAGCCAGATCAAACAACTCGCACAGATTAAGGAATTCAACAATTCCTTCGGAAAACCCCAGCAGGAGCGTGGCATTTGGGCGAAGATGGCGTGGGAGGCGGG from Thermodesulfovibrionales bacterium encodes:
- a CDS encoding respiratory nitrate reductase subunit gamma; amino-acid sequence: MVDGRKWGRAVKIWLAEVFLQRQLFGLSSFRWLLHLLIFFGFIALAFLSLFLFLLKPLGYLNLDGGLTGYFLRGGGYVFIKIWGDSFGLALLLGLVAASVRRFLFRPAQQINNQADLVLLFLLFWLTLSGFALEGLRLALAPAEIARYSFVGRLFIPPGNYTLEALKPWLTALWVLHCFSGLSLLLYLPHSKLLHSILSPLVIGMNALEEQERKDLYWPDVAKHRATR